In one Planctomycetota bacterium genomic region, the following are encoded:
- a CDS encoding OadG family protein, with product MSDLEFGLSLAIIGMGVTLVTLWCLGFLSSLLNKIFTK from the coding sequence ATGTCAGATTTAGAATTCGGCCTCAGCCTTGCGATAATCGGGATGGGCGTAACGCTCGTTACGTTATGGTGTTTAGGGTTTTTATCAAGCCTGCTGAATAAAATATTTACCAAATAA
- a CDS encoding biotin/lipoyl-binding protein — translation MSEGKITKVTAPMVGKVIKVNVKQGDKVNQDQPMVIFESMKIEMEIMAPVAGTVKEISVAVGQAIEAEQTLVTIES, via the coding sequence ATGAGCGAAGGGAAAATAACGAAAGTAACCGCCCCGATGGTTGGGAAAGTTATTAAGGTTAATGTTAAACAGGGAGATAAGGTTAATCAGGACCAGCCCATGGTTATATTTGAGTCCATGAAAATCGAGATGGAAATTATGGCCCCGGTTGCCGGAACCGTAAAAGAAATTTCAGTGGCTGTCGGTCAGGCTATTGAAGCCGAGCAGACCTTAGTGACAATAGAATCGTAG